From a region of the Mycobacterium sp. SMC-8 genome:
- a CDS encoding AAA family ATPase — protein MPQPLGWVTAPPEPALEQLEAGVRTRAGAVLIGPAGVGKTTLARNAADRLGADFPRVDRVRATASRRSVPFAAFERLLEVPETGTTTTVLRTAGDALGDGRLIVVDDAHLLDPLSATLVYQLAAGRTARLLLTATAGGVGVPAEIAALWRDGLVARVDVEPPGHDDGRLMTRIDEFVAAVPAGAHRILEFLAVSDPLSRADAEALTDLDTVDDALRSGAVVVEDDELRPAHPLFLDAIRDALGGPDLRRLRTAMVAQISTGCIGVVGRLRLAVLALDSDRPLPLPDLSAAARDALRLGDLELCERLGRAVLDRAPDLSSRLTLGYALAWQGRGREADAVLAEIDPAALSEDQLMAWALPTAANRFWMLSEPERATAFLRATREKVSSPAARVTLDALSATFAMNAGNLSRAVELTGEVLSSPDADETAVGWAASAAALSSARMGRFSDVDVLAEQALAAGQPGLLRFTSGLGQTTALLMTGEPDLALELAQRITDFAQRRQPARAIGEVLIGDALIARGELALAVPLLREAAATLAPTGYSWGPLAWMLLAQALGRLGQTVEAGKALARAESRHGLKSMLFAPELALARAWTTAARHDAHGAVTAAREAVKAAERGGQQAVALRAAADARQLGDPRAADTLSRLCGELDCAFGRAALAAPTGPA, from the coding sequence GTGCCGCAGCCTCTCGGATGGGTGACCGCGCCGCCCGAACCCGCTCTCGAGCAGCTCGAAGCCGGCGTGCGGACCCGCGCCGGGGCGGTGCTGATCGGCCCCGCCGGCGTCGGCAAGACGACGTTGGCGCGCAACGCCGCCGACCGGCTGGGCGCCGACTTCCCCCGGGTCGACCGGGTGCGGGCGACGGCGTCGCGCCGGTCCGTCCCGTTCGCGGCGTTCGAGAGGCTGCTCGAAGTCCCCGAGACGGGCACCACCACAACGGTTCTGCGGACCGCCGGGGACGCACTCGGCGACGGCCGCCTGATCGTCGTCGACGACGCGCACCTGCTGGACCCGTTGTCCGCGACGCTGGTGTACCAGCTCGCGGCCGGTCGGACGGCGCGGCTGCTGCTGACCGCCACCGCCGGCGGGGTCGGGGTACCCGCCGAGATCGCGGCGTTGTGGCGGGACGGCCTGGTCGCGCGGGTCGACGTGGAGCCGCCGGGCCACGACGACGGCCGGTTGATGACGCGGATCGATGAGTTCGTCGCGGCGGTGCCGGCCGGTGCGCATCGCATCCTGGAGTTCCTCGCCGTGTCGGATCCGCTGAGCCGAGCCGACGCCGAGGCGCTGACCGACCTCGACACCGTGGACGATGCGTTGCGCTCCGGCGCGGTGGTCGTCGAGGACGACGAGCTGCGCCCGGCGCATCCGCTGTTCCTCGACGCGATCCGTGACGCACTCGGCGGCCCCGACCTGCGCCGGCTGCGGACCGCGATGGTCGCGCAGATCTCGACCGGCTGTATCGGCGTGGTGGGCCGGCTGCGCCTGGCCGTGCTGGCGCTGGACAGCGACCGTCCGCTGCCGCTGCCGGATCTGTCCGCCGCGGCACGGGATGCGTTGCGGCTGGGTGATCTTGAGCTGTGCGAGCGGCTGGGCCGCGCGGTGTTGGACAGGGCGCCGGATCTGAGCAGCCGCCTGACGCTCGGATATGCGCTGGCCTGGCAGGGCCGCGGCCGGGAGGCCGATGCGGTACTGGCCGAGATCGACCCGGCGGCGCTGAGCGAGGACCAGCTGATGGCGTGGGCGCTGCCGACGGCGGCGAATCGGTTCTGGATGCTGTCCGAGCCGGAACGCGCGACCGCGTTCCTGCGCGCCACCCGCGAAAAGGTGAGCTCACCGGCGGCCCGCGTGACTCTTGACGCGCTGTCGGCGACGTTCGCGATGAACGCCGGAAACCTCAGTCGTGCAGTCGAACTCACCGGTGAGGTGCTGTCATCACCTGATGCCGACGAGACGGCGGTCGGATGGGCGGCGTCGGCGGCGGCGCTCAGCTCGGCGCGGATGGGCAGATTCTCCGACGTCGACGTGCTCGCCGAGCAGGCACTGGCCGCCGGGCAGCCGGGTCTGCTGCGGTTCACCAGCGGGCTGGGTCAGACCACGGCGCTGCTGATGACCGGCGAGCCGGACCTTGCGCTCGAATTGGCCCAGCGGATTACCGATTTCGCCCAGCGCAGGCAACCCGCCCGCGCGATAGGTGAGGTGCTGATCGGCGATGCGTTGATCGCCCGTGGGGAACTCGCGCTCGCGGTGCCGCTGCTCCGCGAGGCCGCAGCGACGCTCGCCCCCACCGGGTACTCGTGGGGTCCGTTGGCATGGATGCTGTTGGCGCAGGCGCTCGGCCGGCTCGGCCAGACCGTCGAGGCCGGAAAAGCGCTGGCGCGCGCCGAGTCCCGGCACGGGTTGAAGTCGATGCTGTTCGCCCCCGAGCTGGCGCTGGCGCGGGCCTGGACCACTGCGGCGCGGCACGACGCGCACGGTGCCGTGACGGCTGCGCGCGAAGCCGTGAAGGCCGCCGAGCGTGGCGGACAGCAGGCAGTCGCGCTGCGGGCCGCGGCCGACGCGCGGCAACTGGGCGACCCGCGGGCCGCGGACACCCTGTCGCGGCTGTGCGGTGAGCTCGACTGCGCGTTCGGCCGGGCGGCGCTGGCCGCGCCCACCGGCCCGGCCTGA
- a CDS encoding ESX-1 secretion-associated protein, with the protein MTEPLSVDTRGVRSLGEVHRNVADGLGSLVAGSPGPAAVAQSHGSIAAAVDTALAGALSSRSGTMSTTQAAGDTISELLRQAALAYERGDKRGAEAIRAAADHMSRSERGAGPAGTAGGAADPLGQAVGQLGQLGQVGQQLAAPIAALAQPFAQLPQLLTQGLAQGFAQAGQASAATGVPGAGAVSDAPEVPGAPEVADPGRDADRAEQDPEDERRADRDGEVAGDAAPATPPGFGAAPQPAPPPRPAPTRPAVG; encoded by the coding sequence ATGACCGAACCGTTGTCGGTGGACACCCGTGGAGTGCGTTCGCTGGGCGAGGTCCACCGAAACGTGGCCGACGGCCTGGGCTCCCTGGTCGCCGGGTCACCCGGGCCGGCCGCAGTCGCGCAGTCCCACGGCAGCATCGCCGCAGCGGTCGACACGGCCCTGGCCGGGGCGCTCAGCAGCAGGTCGGGCACCATGTCAACCACCCAGGCCGCCGGGGACACCATCTCCGAGCTGCTCCGGCAGGCGGCCCTGGCCTACGAACGGGGCGACAAGCGCGGAGCGGAGGCGATCCGTGCTGCCGCCGACCACATGTCGCGCTCCGAGCGCGGGGCAGGCCCGGCCGGTACCGCCGGGGGTGCGGCGGACCCGCTCGGGCAGGCGGTCGGTCAACTCGGCCAGCTCGGTCAGGTGGGCCAGCAACTGGCGGCTCCGATCGCGGCGCTGGCTCAACCGTTCGCGCAACTACCGCAGCTGCTCACCCAGGGCCTCGCACAGGGTTTCGCGCAGGCCGGTCAAGCTTCGGCGGCCACGGGTGTCCCCGGCGCGGGGGCCGTTTCCGACGCACCGGAAGTTCCCGGCGCGCCGGAGGTGGCCGACCCCGGCCGGGACGCGGACCGCGCCGAGCAGGACCCGGAAGACGAACGTCGGGCCGACCGGGACGGTGAGGTCGCCGGCGACGCCGCGCCGGCGACGCCTCCGGGGTTCGGTGCCGCTCCGCAGCCCGCGCCGCCACCGCGTCCAGCGCCCACCCGGCCGGCCGTCGGTTAG
- a CDS encoding ABC-F family ATP-binding cassette domain-containing protein, with amino-acid sequence MSSVVCNHLSYSWPDGTSQFTDLTLTVGAGRTGLVAANGAGKSTLLRLIAGELTPTVGAVTVDGVIGYLPQTLPLLDDRSVAEMLGVAAVIDALNALAAGDPSTRHFAVIGDDWDIEERTRVQLDRLGLGRIGLNRPLGSLSGGEVVSLGLARELLRRPDVLLLDEPTNNLDADARHRLYDALDDFTGCLLVVSHDRVLLDRMDRIAELYRGEVTVYGGGFTAYRDALGDAQRAAQGAVRNAELILKREKQHRQQARERADRRAGTAARTLSDAGLPKIVAGARKRRAQESAGRSDEVHARRIDDAQSRLDDAERTLREDEALMLALPATLVPAGRNIARLNGIRVCSGGRDVLGGVDLAVRGPERIALTGPNGAGKTTLLRSLLGEIAPDAGTVDVAEGRVAYLSQRLDLLDEDRSVAQNLAAFAPGLSVTRRHHLLAQFLFRGGVVDLPVGALSGGERLRATLACVLFAEPAPHLLLLDEPTNNLDLVSSGQLESALAAYRGAFIVVSHDASFVDAIGVDRVLRLAHGVLTEI; translated from the coding sequence ATGTCTTCTGTTGTGTGCAACCACCTTTCCTACTCCTGGCCCGACGGCACCAGCCAGTTCACCGACCTGACGCTCACCGTCGGTGCGGGCCGCACCGGGCTCGTCGCTGCCAACGGCGCCGGCAAGAGCACCCTGCTGCGGCTCATCGCCGGAGAACTGACTCCCACCGTCGGCGCCGTGACCGTCGACGGCGTGATCGGTTATCTGCCCCAGACCCTGCCGCTGCTCGACGACCGCAGCGTGGCCGAGATGCTCGGTGTCGCAGCGGTGATCGACGCATTGAACGCGCTGGCAGCAGGGGACCCGAGCACCCGCCACTTCGCGGTGATCGGCGACGACTGGGACATCGAGGAACGCACCCGGGTCCAGCTCGACCGGCTCGGTCTCGGGCGCATCGGTCTGAACCGGCCGCTGGGCTCGCTCTCCGGTGGTGAGGTCGTCAGCCTCGGCCTGGCGCGGGAGTTGTTGCGCCGCCCCGATGTGCTGCTCCTCGACGAACCGACGAACAACCTCGACGCCGACGCGCGGCACCGGCTCTACGACGCGCTCGACGATTTCACCGGGTGTCTGCTGGTGGTCAGCCACGACCGGGTGCTACTGGACCGGATGGACCGCATCGCCGAGCTCTACCGCGGCGAGGTGACCGTCTACGGCGGCGGCTTCACCGCGTATCGGGATGCGCTCGGGGACGCCCAGCGGGCGGCCCAGGGTGCGGTCCGCAACGCCGAGCTGATACTCAAACGCGAAAAACAGCACCGGCAACAGGCCAGGGAACGGGCCGACCGGCGCGCAGGCACCGCGGCCCGCACCCTCTCCGACGCCGGCCTGCCGAAGATCGTCGCCGGCGCCCGCAAGCGCCGCGCGCAGGAGTCTGCCGGCCGCTCCGACGAGGTGCACGCACGGCGGATCGACGACGCCCAGAGTCGGCTCGACGACGCCGAACGCACCCTGCGTGAGGACGAGGCACTGATGCTTGCGTTGCCTGCGACGCTGGTGCCGGCGGGCCGGAACATCGCTCGGCTCAACGGGATCCGGGTGTGTAGCGGTGGTCGCGACGTGCTCGGCGGTGTCGATCTGGCGGTGCGGGGTCCGGAGCGGATCGCGCTGACCGGACCCAACGGCGCAGGCAAAACCACGTTGCTGCGGAGTCTGCTCGGCGAGATCGCGCCCGACGCGGGCACCGTGGACGTCGCCGAGGGACGGGTCGCCTATCTGTCGCAGCGGTTGGATCTGCTCGACGAGGACCGGTCGGTCGCGCAGAACCTGGCCGCGTTCGCGCCCGGTCTGTCCGTCACCCGCCGTCATCATCTGTTGGCGCAGTTCCTCTTTCGTGGTGGCGTTGTCGACCTGCCGGTCGGCGCGCTGTCAGGAGGGGAGCGGCTGCGGGCGACGCTGGCGTGTGTGCTGTTCGCCGAACCTGCACCGCACCTGCTGCTCCTCGACGAACCGACCAACAACCTGGACCTGGTCAGCTCCGGGCAGCTGGAGAGTGCGTTGGCCGCCTATCGGGGCGCGTTCATCGTCGTCAGTCACGACGCGTCGTTCGTCGACGCGATCGGTGTGGATCGCGTACTTCGCCTGGCCCACGGCGTGCTGACCGAGATCTAA
- the dapE gene encoding succinyl-diaminopimelate desuccinylase: MLDLHGDPIALTAALVDIPSESRHEKRIADEIEQALREQTTGFEIVRNGDAVLARTDFGRPSRVLLAGHTDTVPAAGNLPSRLADGVLHGCGTSDMKSGDAVFLHLAATVTEPVHDITLVMYDCEEIEASANGLGRIERELPEWLAADVAILGEPSGGFIEAGCQGTLRVIVSATGTRAHSARSWLGDNAIHKLGAVLARLESYPARSVDIDGCVYREGLSAVRIDGGVAGNVIPDAASVTVNFRFAPDRSVEQAYAHVCEVFDGLGVATELTDSAAGALPGLTRPAAAALVEAAGGRVRAKYGWTDVSRFAALGIPAVNYGPGDPNVAHRVDERVEVEQITTVTDMLRRYLIG, encoded by the coding sequence GTGCTGGACCTACACGGTGACCCGATCGCGTTGACGGCCGCGCTGGTCGACATCCCGAGCGAATCGCGCCACGAGAAGCGCATCGCCGACGAGATCGAGCAGGCGCTGCGCGAGCAGACCACCGGCTTCGAGATCGTCCGCAACGGTGACGCGGTCCTGGCCCGCACCGACTTCGGCCGCCCGTCCCGCGTGCTGCTGGCCGGGCACACCGACACCGTGCCCGCCGCCGGCAATCTGCCGAGCCGGCTGGCCGACGGAGTGCTGCACGGTTGCGGAACCTCGGACATGAAATCCGGCGACGCGGTGTTCCTGCATCTGGCCGCCACCGTCACCGAACCGGTTCACGACATCACGCTGGTCATGTACGACTGCGAGGAGATCGAGGCCTCCGCCAACGGGCTCGGCCGCATCGAACGCGAGCTGCCCGAGTGGCTGGCGGCCGACGTCGCGATCCTCGGCGAACCGTCGGGCGGCTTCATCGAGGCCGGCTGCCAGGGCACCCTGCGGGTGATCGTCAGCGCCACCGGCACCCGCGCCCACTCGGCCCGATCGTGGCTGGGGGACAATGCGATCCACAAACTCGGTGCGGTTCTGGCCCGCTTGGAGTCGTACCCGGCCCGCAGTGTCGACATCGACGGCTGCGTCTACCGCGAGGGACTGTCGGCGGTGCGCATCGACGGCGGGGTCGCCGGAAACGTCATCCCGGACGCGGCGAGCGTGACGGTCAACTTCCGGTTCGCTCCGGACCGCAGCGTCGAGCAGGCCTATGCCCACGTGTGCGAGGTGTTCGACGGGCTCGGCGTCGCAACCGAACTCACCGACTCCGCCGCCGGTGCGCTGCCGGGGTTGACGCGGCCCGCGGCTGCGGCACTCGTCGAGGCGGCCGGCGGCCGGGTGCGCGCCAAGTACGGCTGGACCGACGTGTCGCGGTTCGCGGCGCTGGGCATCCCGGCGGTCAACTACGGTCCCGGCGACCCGAATGTGGCGCACCGCGTCGACGAGCGCGTCGAGGTCGAGCAGATCACCACGGTGACGGACATGCTGAGGCGTTACTTAATCGGTTGA
- a CDS encoding aminotransferase class IV has product MSVDTGTSNLVAVEPGAIREDTPPGSVIQYSDYELDYSSPFAGGVAWIEGEYLPAEDAKISIFDTGFGHSDLTYTVAHVWHGNIFRLGDHLDRLLDGARKLRLDAGYTKDELADITKRCVSMSQLRESFVNLTVTRGYGKRKGEKDLSKLTHQVYIYAIPYLWAFPPAEQIFGTTAIVPRHVRRAGRNTVDPTIKNYQWGDLTAASFEAKDRGARTAILLDSDNCVAEGPGFNVCVVKDGKLASPSRNALPGITRKTVFEIADAMGIEATLRDVTSHELYDADEMMAVTTAGGVTPINTLDGVAVGDGKPGPVTVAIRDRFWALMDEPGPLIEPIRY; this is encoded by the coding sequence ATGAGCGTCGACACCGGAACCTCCAATCTCGTCGCCGTCGAACCCGGTGCCATCAGAGAGGACACCCCACCGGGGTCGGTGATTCAGTACAGCGACTACGAACTCGATTACTCCAGCCCGTTCGCCGGAGGGGTGGCCTGGATCGAAGGCGAGTATCTGCCGGCCGAGGACGCCAAGATCTCGATCTTCGACACCGGGTTCGGGCACTCCGATCTCACGTACACCGTCGCGCACGTGTGGCACGGCAACATCTTCCGGCTCGGTGACCACCTGGACCGGCTGCTCGACGGAGCGCGCAAGCTGCGCCTGGACGCCGGTTACACCAAGGACGAACTCGCCGATATCACCAAGCGGTGCGTGTCGATGTCGCAGCTGCGCGAGTCCTTTGTCAACCTGACCGTCACCCGCGGCTACGGTAAGCGCAAGGGCGAGAAGGACCTATCCAAGCTGACCCACCAGGTGTACATCTACGCGATCCCGTACCTGTGGGCGTTCCCGCCCGCCGAGCAGATCTTCGGCACCACTGCCATCGTGCCGCGTCATGTCCGCCGGGCCGGGCGCAACACTGTCGACCCGACCATCAAGAACTACCAGTGGGGCGATCTGACCGCGGCCAGCTTCGAGGCCAAGGACCGCGGGGCGCGGACCGCAATCCTGCTCGACTCGGACAACTGCGTCGCCGAGGGGCCCGGCTTCAACGTCTGCGTCGTCAAGGACGGCAAGCTGGCGTCGCCGTCGCGAAATGCGTTGCCGGGCATTACCCGCAAAACCGTCTTCGAGATCGCCGACGCCATGGGGATCGAGGCCACGCTGCGTGATGTCACCAGCCACGAACTGTACGACGCCGACGAGATGATGGCGGTCACCACGGCCGGCGGCGTGACGCCGATCAACACCCTCGACGGCGTCGCGGTCGGCGACGGGAAGCCCGGCCCGGTGACGGTGGCGATCCGGGACCGCTTCTGGGCGCTGATGGACGAGCCGGGGCCCCTGATCGAGCCGATTCGGTACTGA
- a CDS encoding APC family permease produces MTDAISPPTHSQQRPCTLSAEDAKLAELGYDQKLDRSVGTLASFAIGFATISATTAVFTGFGAGYFTAGAPFVWTLLLAGAVFALWAFIAADLTAKLPLAGYSYQWISRINGPDLAWFTGFIALMGWVCGMTGVGFILSGYLGGLLGWSMTQTTQILLAIAVVFVCVLINIYGVRFATMVNNIGVSLELVITVGATALVAIIAFSAPENHQPISSLFTGGESGDKDSYLLAWLAAALGPFFGLIGVESGADVAEETKDARRVVPRTMFYALVTSIVIEFLMYVVYVLAIKDPAAVQANSAAPIEEIITQQAGPAVTKVIVAIALTNILACLLANILVATRLTYSMARDNMLPFSHVWRHVSTKSKAPTYAVIGLGCLSTVLLLSALVNEKAFNYIIGIASLLFFFVYILQTIGLLVGYRRGTIPAAEPGTFDLGRFRLPLYVTALVVFLAVAVALLFLPQFTTNKWVFLGIVVIAAAWWATCLKSRLSRGDAGADYAKTHSV; encoded by the coding sequence ATGACCGATGCGATATCCCCACCCACTCATTCACAGCAGCGCCCCTGCACGCTGAGCGCCGAGGACGCCAAACTCGCCGAACTGGGCTACGACCAGAAGCTGGACCGTTCGGTGGGCACGCTGGCCTCGTTCGCGATCGGATTCGCGACCATCAGCGCCACCACGGCCGTGTTCACCGGCTTCGGCGCCGGCTACTTCACCGCGGGAGCGCCGTTCGTGTGGACGCTGCTGCTGGCAGGCGCGGTATTCGCGTTGTGGGCGTTCATCGCCGCCGACCTCACCGCAAAGCTGCCGCTGGCGGGCTACTCGTATCAGTGGATCAGTCGGATCAACGGTCCCGATCTGGCGTGGTTCACCGGCTTCATCGCCCTGATGGGTTGGGTCTGCGGCATGACCGGGGTCGGCTTCATCCTGTCCGGATACCTCGGCGGTCTGCTCGGCTGGAGCATGACGCAGACCACGCAGATCCTGCTCGCCATCGCGGTGGTGTTCGTCTGCGTGCTGATCAACATCTACGGTGTCCGGTTCGCCACCATGGTCAACAACATCGGCGTCAGCCTGGAGTTGGTGATCACCGTCGGCGCGACCGCACTGGTCGCGATCATCGCGTTCAGCGCACCGGAGAACCACCAGCCGATCTCGTCGCTGTTCACCGGTGGGGAGTCCGGTGACAAGGACTCCTACCTGCTGGCGTGGCTCGCGGCGGCACTCGGTCCGTTCTTCGGCCTCATCGGTGTGGAGTCCGGCGCCGACGTCGCCGAGGAAACCAAGGATGCGCGCCGCGTCGTGCCCAGGACGATGTTCTACGCCCTGGTCACCTCGATCGTCATCGAGTTCCTGATGTACGTCGTGTACGTGCTGGCCATCAAGGATCCTGCCGCGGTGCAGGCCAATTCGGCTGCGCCGATCGAGGAGATCATCACCCAGCAGGCCGGTCCCGCGGTGACCAAGGTCATCGTCGCGATCGCGCTGACGAACATCCTGGCGTGCCTGCTGGCCAACATCCTGGTCGCCACCCGGCTGACCTACTCGATGGCCCGCGACAACATGCTGCCGTTCTCCCATGTGTGGCGCCACGTGTCGACCAAGAGCAAGGCGCCGACCTACGCAGTCATCGGATTGGGTTGTCTGTCCACAGTTCTGCTGCTGTCCGCGCTGGTCAACGAGAAGGCGTTCAACTACATCATCGGCATCGCGTCACTGCTGTTCTTCTTCGTCTACATCCTGCAGACCATCGGCCTGCTGGTCGGCTACCGGCGCGGAACGATCCCCGCGGCCGAACCCGGCACCTTCGACCTCGGCAGATTCCGGCTGCCGCTCTACGTCACGGCGCTGGTGGTGTTCCTCGCCGTGGCGGTGGCCCTGCTGTTCCTGCCCCAATTCACCACGAACAAATGGGTTTTCCTCGGCATCGTCGTGATTGCCGCCGCTTGGTGGGCCACCTGCCTGAAGTCACGGCTGAGCCGCGGGGACGCCGGCGCCGATTACGCCAAGACTCACAGCGTGTGA
- a CDS encoding LysR family transcriptional regulator, whose amino-acid sequence MTLRQLRYFAVLGQELNYRRAAEKLFITQPALSTAIKQLEHQFGLVLFHRNTREVALTDLGAAWLPQVQQALSGVDAVVENLIMLSGTRRGVLRVGYLIGTGADLLFRLVRHFEAAYPDVTVEPIEFDFADPTAGLADGSTEVAIIRPPVDLPEHRMLILDSESWVACLPRDHRLAERAEIEIAELLDDPIVCAPLTAGTWRDYWLAMDVRGNRPPTIAAVAATYEAETTAIARGLGISFTTSSVARFYDRPGIVYVPISDRPPSHTALAWNPADLTPQADALVRHVRSEWSFGDSDASQGPPTTADNPRL is encoded by the coding sequence GTGACGCTGCGTCAACTGCGCTACTTCGCTGTTCTGGGCCAGGAGCTGAACTACCGGCGGGCCGCCGAGAAACTGTTCATCACCCAGCCGGCGCTCTCGACCGCGATCAAGCAACTCGAGCACCAGTTCGGGCTCGTGCTGTTTCACCGCAACACCCGGGAAGTGGCCCTGACCGATCTGGGCGCGGCATGGCTGCCCCAGGTGCAGCAGGCGCTGTCCGGCGTGGACGCCGTCGTCGAGAACCTGATCATGCTGTCGGGCACCCGGCGGGGGGTGCTGCGGGTCGGCTACCTCATCGGCACCGGCGCCGACCTCTTGTTCCGGCTCGTCCGCCACTTCGAGGCCGCCTACCCCGACGTCACCGTCGAGCCCATCGAGTTCGATTTCGCCGACCCGACGGCCGGGCTGGCCGATGGCAGCACCGAGGTCGCCATCATTCGGCCCCCGGTCGACCTGCCCGAGCATCGGATGCTGATTCTCGACTCCGAGTCGTGGGTGGCCTGCCTGCCGCGCGATCACCGCCTCGCCGAACGTGCCGAGATCGAGATCGCCGAGCTGCTCGACGATCCGATCGTCTGCGCTCCGCTGACCGCGGGCACCTGGCGCGATTACTGGCTGGCGATGGACGTCCGCGGCAACCGGCCGCCGACCATCGCCGCCGTGGCGGCCACCTACGAGGCCGAGACCACAGCCATCGCCCGTGGGCTCGGTATCAGTTTCACCACCTCGTCGGTTGCCCGGTTCTACGACCGGCCCGGCATCGTCTACGTGCCGATTTCCGACCGGCCACCAAGTCACACCGCATTGGCGTGGAATCCCGCCGACCTGACCCCGCAGGCTGATGCGCTGGTCAGACACGTGCGCTCGGAATGGAGTTTCGGGGACTCCGATGCAAGTCAGGGGCCGCCGACCACCGCTGATAACCCCAGGTTATGA
- the dapD gene encoding 2,3,4,5-tetrahydropyridine-2,6-dicarboxylate N-succinyltransferase has translation MTSASGASGVGVATIAADGSVLDTWFPAPELTAELTAELTSAGEPGTVRLSVAEVPEELAALAGRDEDRDVDIVVVRTVIGSLADKAVDAYDAYLRLHLLSHRLVAPHGLNADGLFGVLTNVVWTSQGPCAVDGFEMVRARLRRRGQVAVYGVDKFPRMVDYVLPSGVRIADADRVRLGAHLAPGTTVMHEGFVNFNAGTLGSSMVEGRISAGVVVDDGSDIGGGASIMGTLSGGGTQVISVGKRCLLGANAGLGISLGDDCVIEAGLYVTAGTKVTTSDGETVKARELSGADNLLFRRNSVTGAVEVVKRDGTGITLNEALHAN, from the coding sequence GTGACTTCTGCTTCTGGAGCATCCGGTGTGGGCGTGGCGACCATCGCGGCCGACGGATCGGTTCTCGACACGTGGTTCCCCGCCCCGGAACTGACCGCTGAACTGACCGCTGAACTGACCTCCGCGGGCGAGCCCGGCACGGTGCGCCTCTCGGTGGCCGAGGTGCCCGAGGAGCTCGCGGCGCTCGCCGGTCGCGACGAGGACCGCGACGTCGACATCGTCGTCGTCCGCACGGTGATCGGGTCGCTGGCGGACAAGGCTGTCGATGCCTACGACGCGTACCTGCGCCTGCACCTGCTCTCGCACCGCCTGGTCGCCCCGCACGGGCTGAACGCCGACGGACTGTTCGGGGTGCTCACCAATGTGGTGTGGACTAGTCAAGGACCCTGCGCGGTCGACGGGTTCGAGATGGTGCGGGCCCGGCTGCGCCGGCGTGGGCAGGTCGCGGTCTACGGCGTCGACAAGTTCCCCCGCATGGTCGATTACGTGCTGCCCTCCGGGGTCCGCATCGCCGATGCCGACCGGGTCCGCCTGGGCGCGCATCTGGCGCCCGGCACCACGGTGATGCATGAGGGCTTCGTCAACTTCAACGCGGGCACGCTGGGCAGTTCGATGGTCGAGGGCCGGATCTCGGCGGGCGTGGTCGTCGACGACGGCTCCGACATCGGCGGCGGCGCGTCGATCATGGGCACGCTGTCGGGCGGGGGCACCCAGGTGATCTCGGTGGGCAAGCGCTGCCTGCTCGGCGCCAACGCCGGTCTGGGCATCTCCCTCGGCGACGACTGCGTCATCGAGGCGGGCCTGTATGTCACCGCGGGCACCAAGGTCACCACATCAGACGGCGAGACGGTCAAGGCCCGCGAACTCTCCGGCGCCGACAACCTGCTGTTCCGCCGCAATTCGGTGACCGGCGCCGTCGAGGTGGTCAAGCGCGACGGCACGGGCATCACGCTCAACGAGGCGCTGCACGCCAACTGA